The genomic stretch GTGCCAGGTCACTCCGAAGGCTAGGCAGCTCTTTGCTGACCCGACAGCATTGGATCAGGGAGTTCCCAAGCAGCCCTGCCGATGTGGAGTCCTCCAAGAGCAGGAGGTGAGTAGGGCTGAAGGCATGGCAGTGCCCCATCTGCACCAGCCTGCACTGAGCTTAGGTCCACAGGGGCTGACCTGCTGCTGCATGCAGCGTAAAGCCCTGTACATGTCCCTAGGCCGTGCAGGGGTTGGAGATGTACATGGGCTTATGTTCGCGGTGGCAGGAAAACCCAGTGTGGAtcagcccagagctgctgcagcgcAAAGGGTGTGGAAAATCCAACAGTTTTCCCAACGGGGGAGATGTTCCCTTTGGGACCACATGTGCTAGGGAAGTAACTTCTTGTGTTTCCAGGGTGCTCATGAGGACAGACTTTTTAACTCTTACCCTATCTCTGCCCTTGTCGGGGTCTGCAGAGTGCAGCTACTTTCCTTGATCCGGAGCAGAAGGGAAGTGTTTCAGTTGCTGTTTTAGTGTCTGATTTTATTACATGGTTGGATTTTTGCGTGTAGCTTTCAGCTGCTTAGCATAGTTGTTCTCACCAAGTCTGTAAATGACCTAGCTTTTGACACGGCAGATCCCAGTGCCATCCATTCAACCCTGATACCCTTGTGGTTGCTCCTTGTGGTTGCCTCGGCAATCCAGTCTGCACTTGTTTCTGCCCAAAGCTGATCACTGGTTCCAGGAATCGCTGTCCCTGGTGCAGTGCCTTCCCCTGTTCCTGTTGACCATAAAACTGCCGAAGCTGAGACTCAGCCCAAGGATTAGGTTGTAAATGCATTATTCATTTCTTCCTGCATTCAGGAGGGTGCTGTGAAACTTCTGACACTGGTCAGATGTTGGTTcctcaaacattttattttctgttgcacACATGATGCAGCTGCCACGGTGGATTGGGAGTTGGATCTTGCCCAGCGGGGCAGGGGAGAGTCTGCAGCACCTACCTATAGCTAATGCTACGTAACAGGTCCCTTCTGAGCACAGAGCTTGGTGGATCACAGGTCAAGAAGTGTGTATGTGGAATCAGCCCTGCCCCTAAAACCCCAGATCTATGCACAGCATCTCTAACTCTACTCAAGCTGCATTTTCAATTCGGGCTCATCCCATAGAGGGCATGAAGCGTGGCTAAGTGCTTGTACTCATGCTGTGAGACAAGAGATgcggctctgtgctgctgctcaaTGACTGTGCAGTGACAGCTCGGACTTGGTGAATGCTGCAGTGAAGACGAGCACCAAGTGACTTGCCAGTGGCCATTCGGGAAATCTGTGTCATAATGAAAAATTGGTTCCAAGACCCAGAATGTCCTTAACGGCAAgaccctcttcctcctctttagATGCTGGAAGTCAGTGTCCAGTCTCCCATGGGATGACATGAACTGTAGTGCCACTGCCAACCAGCAATGCTCTTCCATTGCTGTCCCTACAGATCTTCCTGAGGCATTGGGCAAAGCACCTGTAGGAGGTGCATACAACTCCTGTCAATGACTGGGAAAGAGCTGTCACTTGAAAATGGGTCTGCAGGTAGCAAAAGACCCCATGTCAGCTATATGGATTAAATGTCAGTGGAGTAGGGCTTAGAGCGAGCTGATGGAGGAAGAGATGAGATTGATGTggttgttgggtttgggggattgttttcttttttttcagtttgattttttttttttattattatgaccCCCCCACCCTCTCACCCAGTTATTAACACTTAATGAAAATCACATGTTCCTCAAGGCTCTTGTTGGTTATATGCAGACCTATGGCTGTTCCAGGCAGGATGATGGACGCTTTGTAAAAGGATTTATAATAGAAACACCGAGGAGCTCACAGCTACAGCACCGCTAGTGAACACTGCTCTGCGCTGACAGTTCATCAGCAAAACCCCTGACCCTTCCACCCTTAATCATCCTTGCTTGTCACTGACATAATTGCCTGATTACAGACTCCTCTCCTCCAGCCCTTTCAAACCAGGAGCAATAGTGAATTTGAAAAACAAGATGGAAATGAACTGTCCAtgtgctcttttttccttttttcccccccccccccccttgcattGAGATGGATCAGGCTGAGATTCAGTTTCTTTGTGCATGAACAGGGGCTGGGATAGGCTTTAAGGACTCTTTTGCACCGGTGGTTCTTGCATATGAATGGTGGGGGGTGATGTCATTGTGTTATTGACTGGGATGACAAGTTTGGACATAAATCATTAATGTctaggaaagagagaaggaaggggggaaaaaaagcaacccacACTTGATATTTTTCCATAAATCTGCTGATCATTCCTGTATGCGTGATAGAGACCAGGAGAAAGCAGGAACAGTTCCCACGTGTGAGGATAATGTGCTTTGCCACTGCTGCCTGAACCATTTTCCCCAGAATGTGTTGCCGTATTCTGTAGAAATGGCTCAGAGCATCAGCAGTGCTGTAGTACTTGAGACTGTCTTTGTAGATGCGATCCAAGGTCAGAAGACGACCCAGGGGAAGGTCCTGCACCTTGCACCCCCTGCAACATCTCATATCTGGACCCAAGGAAGGAGCAGAGTCTAGAGCTTGGGAGCAGCTCTCTCTCAAGCAGTGCTGATCAGCCCCTTTAATTGCCATTAAGGATCATTTGTCTGCTTTGGGCTAACCATTTTGCTCACTGGTCTTCTAAATTTTTCCTGTGGTTAGAAGACGACTTAGGAAAGAAACATTGCTTAGATCAGTTTGTAGCAAATGTCCCTGAACCATCAATGCACAAGCGCGTGCAGGGTTAGTCACTCAAAGCGCTTTCATATGTGCTCTTCTCAACACAGCAGACAGCAAATAGCAGCGATGTGAAGCCAACAAGACTGTCTACCATTTACCTCCGTGCCTTGTCCTGCCCAAAGTTCATCCAGTTGAATCAGATTATCAGTTCAGAGGGCAAGGAAATAAACAGTGTCTGTCAGAGGTCAGCAATAGCGCTAGTATTGGTGAGGCCCTGGTGTTTGCAGAGCACACAGTTTAGTGGCAGTCTGTCCTGTACCCGTGGGGAGTCCTGTGATgtgtgggaagggagggaagcATGAAAAGTGTCTCGTGGGagggaagcagaagaggaaatgAAGTTCCCTTTCCAAAAACATAGCTCTGATCCTCTGCCTCTCGCCTTGCAGCCGAGCTCACCTCCGCCTGTGTCTAGAACGCTTAAAAGTTCTGATACCGCTAGGACCAGACTGCACCAGGCACACAACACTGGGGCTGCTGAACAAAGCCAAAGCACATATCAAGGTAAGAGCTGCTTTTCCCAGCTGCTTTCCATCTGGGCTGTTGGAAGTACAACTCAATCACTCACTCTTGCTGCCTAGTGGTAAATCTGTGTTGAAGGAGACTAACACctttagaaaaaggaaagaaagcattGCCCCCTTGGTTAATCATTTATCATTACTACAAGCCACATTGTTAGAAGAGTCCATAACGAAGTCTGTTAACAACAGAAATGATTGATTTGAAGAGCAGGGGTCTTGTTTGGTATTGTGATCAGTTGTTGACAGCAGCAGCTCTTTAAAGAGATACATGTCTGCTATGGTTGAGTGACTGCAGTTTGATGGGAAATGCAACTTTTTCTGATGTGCTAGTGAGTTTCCACTGCCGAAACATTAATCCAGCCCCCAAGAGTGGCTGGCTTCTTGGGGCTTCATCTGTGATCCTGCCAGCTAGCCCAACACTCTTTTTGATTCACTTCTGGCAAAGGGAAGCATTAAAAGGAAATGCAGCATTGTCTGTATTTGGGAAAAGGCTGAAATCCTTTGTCACAGCTCAGGatagtgggagggagggagagtggCGAAGGAGAAAGAGCCCTGCCGAAGGGGCAGAGTTAGCCTGCAGTGACTCCCTTCTTATGCGATGTGCTTGCCATAGGAAACAAAGAACAGTGCCCTGGTAGCTTGCCCAGCTGTGATCAAAGAAATCTGTAGTATGTTACGTAAATcacttatttaataaaaaaacctGTTTCTGAGAAATTCTACTAAACCATGCAGCGAGGAACACGCAGCTTCCAGGACATGTTTTTGTGTTACGGTGGATCATAACAAATACTGAATCGGTTTTGTGTAAGGGAATTGGGGCCCCTTTGTGGACAGATTTGGTAATGCAGCTGGCTAACCCATGTGGAACAACCCATGTGCTGCTACAGTTCGAATAGTTTCCATTAGAGATGCTGTGTCCTCAAAGCCTTTTTATGCCAATGTGTATGATTTAGCAAGACTTGTGAACTGGCAAAGATATGAGGAGATGGCATGGTCACCGGACACTGGAAGGCAGCTTGGTTCAGtgatcttttgcagcataaatcCTTCTGGAACCTGGGAAGGTCTAAGCAAAGCATGtggctgggcagcggaggtgggagagaaggagaaaaggataaaaataatTCTGGAATCGTATTTGAACTTGCCAGAAACTTGAAGAAGCTGAGAGGAGAAGCCAACACCAGCTTGAGAACCTGGAACGCGAACAAAGATTCCTAAAGAGAAGACTGGAACAGCTACAGGGTCCTCAGGAGATAGAGCGAATACGAATGGACAGCATTGGATCTACCATTTCCTCTGACCGCTCAGACTCAGAGCGAGGTGGGTATCGCTGACCTAACAGCGAGTCCACAGGACTCTGAGAGGGGGGAGCATGAGATCCATCCATTTTATGTCTCTCAGTTACCCCCTTCTCTGTGGGCTTTAATTAGTATTTAAGTCACTGATTGTATGTATACACAGgggtgcacgcacacacacacacacgcacacacacacacaaatatatattttacttttattttgtgtCAGTTCTGATTAAGTCTGGAAGAAATGTTATTGTTGACTCAAGCTGATTTCTGCGGCGTTTAAAGTGACAGATTCTCTGAACAGTCTCTAGAGTACCAAAATATAAGATATGAAAAATAACTGTCTGTTGTCACAAGCTAGTAACTAAATACCTGATAGTGTTCTGATAAGATATATGTTGTGCTCTTTTGTCTGCTCTATCTCTTGGCAGtacaaagagaaagcaagaagaTATTACTAGTTTCTAGCTCAGAAATAAAGGGTGTATCTGCATTAGTATTTTAGTACCAATCAGGAGTACACTTTTGAAATGAATCTCCTGATCATCCCTGCTTGGGCTGACAGCATGGAGGGGTTGTGAAGCCATTAGAGGAGGTTCTTTCTGGCTGAAACTAAACTAGATGTGCTCCATGTGCTGATGCACTTTCAATCCGCAAGACCAGAACAGAATCGGTCCAAAGTAAAAACCCTCTGAACTGGGGACAGTGGGATCCCGACACCAGTTGTTTCAGTGTGTAGAGCCATGCTACTTGCTAATGCAGGCGTAGCTGGGGTGTGTTCCTCATCCTGGACATTTTCTGTAGAGGGTTTAGATGGGAGTGGAGCAGATGTTGCAAAGCAATATCCAGCTCTTCAGTCTGTCCAGTGTATTTCATGTATTGGGCCTACCATGATATAACCAAGCAAACAGAATCAATTAAATTGCCTCTTAAAATTCCTGGAATCTTTCTAAACTCCCCTGTCCATCCCCAAGCTTCCCAGACAATTATTCTCCTCAGTTAAAACTAGATAAAGATGATCTGAATGGCTAACGATGAATTCAGATTATTTTCTCCTTTGAAACATCTCTGCTGTAGGTCCCAGTCAGGCACaatagatggtttgatatttactGATAGACCCAAGCATGTTCCACACTTTGAGTTTGAgcctgcagtttaaaaaaaaaaatctttttggaaaGTTCCTAAATGCTGTGGGAATGAAGATATATTGAGTGAATAGATCTTTGCTTTCTAAGTTTCTCTTGAAAATAAGGTTTAAGCTCTTAAGTCCACTTAGCATCTCCTGCAAGTAGTCCCAGATCCCATGGTAATGCATTTTAATGCCCTGTATGAGTGATCCCAGCTTTGGCAAAGTGGTATCATGCAGGTAGCATGTTACGGGGGTAACTTCAtgctctgttttctctgttgCCCTCTGTTTTATGCATCTCTTTTTGTTTCCATCACTGGGGTAATGGAGCTCCAAAGAAAGAGGTAGAGTGACAAGTTGAGTGCATGGTGTGGCCCACTCATGCTGGCAATGTGAACTGCATGCTGGAGGAGTCAAAACCCTTAGCTGAGTCCCTAAGAAAAATCTCTGAGCTGGTATCTTGTGTTTTTATAAAGCATGTCCACAGTTTATCCCACTTCAGTGGAGACTGCTGAAAGCCTTCTTGCCTGTTTGCTGCTTCATCCCTGACTGGGGAAGTCACAGCAGCTCAGTTGCATGAAGGGAGCAGCTGGGTTTGGTGGTACTAACCTGTGTGTGTTTCTCTTATTTCCCTTTTTAGAAGAGATTGAAGTGGACGTTGAAAGCACAGAGTTCTCCCATGGAGAAGTGGACAATATCAGCACAACCAGCATCAGTGACATTGATGATCACAGCAGCTTGCAGAGTATTGGGAGTGACGAGGGTTACTCCAGCGCCAGTGTGAAGCTCTCGTTTGCTTCCTAGAACCAAGTGAGATGACAGTGCAGGGCGAATGATTTCACTGGGGTGATCAAGCTGGGTCCTAGATGCCAGTATCCTCTTTCAGAAATGACATGTTGACAGCTAGTCCCGGAGAGACCTGTAAATAAAGCCTTTTGGGTAAAGGAAGCCTCCACAGAAACCAAATATGTGTTCATTTGGTCATGTTACCAATCCCAATTCCTGCTGGCAAAAAGTTAGACCAAACCCTAGTCCCTTTGAAGTCAGTGATGAGCTATCCATTTGTTTCTGTGGGACCTGGATTTAGACCTTAGTGATGAAACACTTTGTTTTGCCTTTATTTGTTTGAAAGAGGATACTAGAGACTCATCCCTCTCTTTCTGTCATGAGATCTGAGAATTGTCACAATTTCTTATATTGCATTCAGATTGAACAACCTAGTTTAGGCCCTTCTGAAGAGCTTTTGTGGTCCTAAAAGGACCGTGTCCTACAGTTAATCACAATCCAACACCGCTGTAATTTGCTAGGAAGTCTACGAAGGCTTATGTAGCCTaggaataataacaacaataatgaCTATGGTCTCGTTCTGTGCCCAGAGGGAGAGGGGCAGCAAAGAAGTATGTTCAGGAGAGAACACCATTCAGCTCAGCTTTCTGTTGGACATCATTTAAAAAGCAAGTACCTCTGATGCGTGGCTAAAGCAAGGGGTACAAACTTGTAATCTACCAGCACATCGTGGGCTGTGTCGCAGCTTGGGCTGTGACACCGACAGCAGATCTCCCAGTAGACGCGTGCTCATACTCAGGCACACAAACAACTGAGGACAGAAAGAAACCAGCACATGAGAGAGTTGATATGCCAGAACGACAAGCCCAGATACTGAGCCACTATGACCTTTTTATTTGAAGAGATTTTTTGATAAAACATTTGTAAATGTGTTGGGAGGGAAAACACCCCAAGTCTGACATGTCTTTTTAGAGCTCGTCCATACGAAACCTTAGATGTCTTTTATATGAATTAATGCCATGAAAAGATCTCTGTTTTGATGAAGCACTTGACCCAATGAAATGCAAAGATGCTTTTTGCCATGCACACAACGGATGAAGGCTGTGCTAGCTGGAAAAGGCCAGGTTTGGTGGGGGTTTCTTCGGTTTTCTTTTTAGAGTCATTCCCTCTGCTGACTTCTGAAGTTCCAGTCCAGTAGTTAACCTAGTTAAGCTCAGCACGTCTGTCATGTTAATGTAATGTTTTGACTGCACGTCCTGTTCCCAAGGGCCTTGTCATCTTACCTGTGCAGGTGCTGTTAAGAGCTATTGTATCGACTGTTTGCTAATTTTCTGGGAGCCGAGCGTTCTAACCTGCACTTTGAgggctttgcttttttgtttttgtccttttaatggccaggattattttgttttccaagttTTAAAAACCTTAATAGAGTCCTCACCTATGGCATTGTTTGAAACTTTGTATATCTTTAAGTAATTTAACTACCCCTCATTActaaggaaaaaagaggaaaaaatgctttataaaatTCATAACTTATTGCTGATCTGAATGGGTTGTTAATTTCAGTCctgtagattttattttattgttttaggtAGGGTTGGGCAAAAagaggtaaaataaaataaaaaaataaagacaactaTATTTAGCAGTGCAGTGGAATTGTGTTTAAATGTTAGCATATGGTTCCCCATTAAAGTAGCACTTTAACGCCATTAAACATTTCTGTATCTGAAATGAGTTGTGTTCTTCCATCTTGGTCATTCGTATCACTCTAGCCGACACTTTGTTCTTCTTGTGCCTGGAAAAATGTGTTGCACTTTGATCCTGTGATGAGATGATGCTGAGCAATCCTGGTGTAGATTTTTGCGTTGTGATAAATTGCCTATGTTTAAGTATTCTGATGTTATTGAATCTCCCCCACTGTCCTCCAAAATGTGTCATCCCCCATGAGAGACAACAGATACCATGGAGTAGAGGAATAATGTTTCCCTGGCTGTGATGAACTAtttttggtgtgtgttttttttttttgttttgtttttattaatttgtttCTTAAGCCTGGATCAGGTTGCTACTGTTTTCACTTGTGCGTATGTAATACAGTGGTTCAGTACATCTGTTCTTCTCCCTTCTGGGAGGTGACCTAGCAGGAATAGGAGTCTGCCACAGACTGTCCACAGCTTGAGCTCTCACTCAACCAACAGGGCCTGAGGGTTCTGGAGGAAGAAACATCCTGGGTTTGAGCCTTTCTAGCAAGGAGAGAGCCTGTGTGTATAGAGCTGTAGCTTGCTGCGCCCCTTGTCAGTGACCACTGCCCTGAGGAAGAAGTCCCTTGGCTAAGGGGATGAGCACTGGTAACATCACTGTCTCCATAGCTGCCAGTTTGGTCAGTACAAGGATTTTAAGCTGCTTGGATTTATTCTGGGGTCCAGATAATCTCTGGATGACACAAGCTTGGGAAGTCTTCTACTGCAGCACTGAAATGTGGGAAACTTTACCTCTAGCCAGGCCTGACCTATTTATTCGTTATTATTCTCCTTGAAAGTGTTGGCTATTGGCAGCCCTGGTGCTGAGCGGTTGAATACCAGTGGgacttttttgtttccttcttcctctgcctcttctgcagCTGTCCCAGCACTGCCTCCTTCCTGTTACTCCTGTTTGTTTTAAATGGCCCTTGGGAAAGAACACAATTGAGAAATCCTGAGATTCAAGGAACGGGGAATGGCTCTGTTCTCCTGGTCAGTATATAAGTCGTGTATATGGTTGGAATAAATATGTCTAAAAGGAGTCCAAAATGCAATCATCTGTATGTTCCAGGACCAGTCTGATATTTTCTACCTTTTCTAGGAAGGTGAACTTGAAAGGTTCTGGATACCTCAGGTCCAGATACTAGAGGAAGCTGTTGCAGGGAGAGAAATGAGCTTCCACCATAAGCCACTTGCCTTACTGCCCCACTAGCATCAATGTTCC from Apteryx mantelli isolate bAptMan1 chromosome 7, bAptMan1.hap1, whole genome shotgun sequence encodes the following:
- the MXI1 gene encoding max-interacting protein 1 isoform X2, with the translated sequence MERVRMINIQRLLEAAEYLERRERECEHGYASTFPSLPSPGLPEPKPPRRLSRARRHSGGGSGASMANRSTHNELEKNRRAHLRLCLERLKVLIPLGPDCTRHTTLGLLNKAKAHIKKLEEAERRSQHQLENLEREQRFLKRRLEQLQGPQEIERIRMDSIGSTISSDRSDSEREEIEVDVESTEFSHGEVDNISTTSISDIDDHSSLQSIGSDEGYSSASVKLSFAS
- the MXI1 gene encoding max-interacting protein 1 isoform X1; the encoded protein is MGKRGRPRREPRGAERCPLGDIFNTGTGTFLRNVQVLLEAASYLEQIEKENKKCEHGYASTFPSLPSPGLPEPKPPRRLSRARRHSGGGSGASMANRSTHNELEKNRRAHLRLCLERLKVLIPLGPDCTRHTTLGLLNKAKAHIKKLEEAERRSQHQLENLEREQRFLKRRLEQLQGPQEIERIRMDSIGSTISSDRSDSEREEIEVDVESTEFSHGEVDNISTTSISDIDDHSSLQSIGSDEGYSSASVKLSFAS